Within the Kiritimatiellales bacterium genome, the region GATCAAGAATCACTTCAACCACATCGAAACGAATATACGGCGGACGAAGTTTCCGGCGCTGCATAAAGCGCATGGCTGCGCGTGACAGTTTCCGGCGCTTGGCTTTATCTACCGCTGATACCGGCGCTCCAAAGTCTTCAGTGCGGCGCGTTTTCACTTCAACAAATACCAGTGTTTCCCCGTCGCGTGCAATCAAATCAATTTCATCACGACCCACCCGCACATTCCGTGCGAGAATCTTTATTTTCGACTTTTTTAAAAATCTTGCCGCGCGCAATTCACCGGCGCGTCCTGTACGTAAATGTGCCGCTGCTTTTTTCCACTTAAACCATCTTGTAAAAACCCCAATCACTAATAAAACTTTAAAAGATATCGATCGGTAATTCAATCAAGTTTTA harbors:
- a CDS encoding YraN family protein, whose product is MIGVFTRWFKWKKAAAHLRTGRAGELRAARFLKKSKIKILARNVRVGRDEIDLIARDGETLVFVEVKTRRTEDFGAPVSAVDKAKRRKLSRAAMRFMQRRKLRPPYIRFDVVEVILDPPEIRHLKNVFTLEGGYQIRW